A genomic region of Branchiostoma lanceolatum isolate klBraLanc5 chromosome 4, klBraLanc5.hap2, whole genome shotgun sequence contains the following coding sequences:
- the LOC136433957 gene encoding zinc finger protein 678-like, with product MATNNSRPDGINSASEGGFGSKIPTTCTKPYRCEECSKQFSQLGHLKTHMQTHTGEKPYKCEECSRQFSRLGHLKKHMRTHTGKKPYRCEECSRQFSQLGNLKEHMRTHTGEKPYKCEECSKQFSRLGTLKKHMRTHTGEKPYICEECSRRFSQLGTLKEHMRTHTGEKPYKCDVCNKQFSRLGNLNDHIRTHTGEKPYRCEECSRQFSHRRALKIHMRTHTGEKPYKCEECSKRFSEMGSLKKHMRTHTGDKPYKCDECSRQFSRLGVLKEHMRAHTGEKPYMCEECSRQFSLPCNLKTHMQTHKGEKHFKCEECGRQFSQLCNLKKHTQTHTGDKPYKCEECSRQFSQLGNLKRHMRTHTGDKPYTCEECSRQFSQLGTLKRHMRTHTGVQQAV from the coding sequence ATGGCCACAAACAACAGCAGGCCTGATGGCATCAACAGTGCATCAGAAGGTGGATTTGGCAGCAAAATTCCCACCACATGCAcaaaaccctacaggtgtgaggaatgcagcaaacagtttagtcaactgggtcatctgaagactcacatgcagactcacacaggggagaaaccctacaagtgtgaggagtgcagcaggcagtttagtcggctgggtcatctgaagaaacacatgcggactcacacagggaagaaaccctacagatgtgaggagtgcagcaggcagttcagtcagctgggtaatctgaaggaacacatgcggactcacacaggggagaaaccctacaagtgtgaggagtgtagcaaacAGTTTAGTCGACTGGGtactctgaagaaacacatgcgaactcacacaggtgagaaaccctacatatgtgaggagtgcagcaggcggTTTAGTCAGCTGGGTACTCTGAAggaacacatgcggactcacacaggggagaaaccctacaagtgtgatgtttgtaacaaacagttTAGTCGACTGGGTAATCTGAATGACCACATAcgcactcacacaggagagaaaccctacagatgtgaggagtgcagcaggcagttcagtcatcGAAGAGCACTGAAGattcacatgcggactcacacaggggagaagccctacaagtgtgaggagtgcagcaagcggtTCAGTGAGATGGGTAgcctgaagaaacacatgcggactcacacaggggataagccctacaagtgtgatgagtgcagcaggcagtttagtcGACTAGGTGTTCTGAAGGAACACATGCGggctcacacaggggagaaaccctacatgtgtgaggagtgcagcaggcagttcagtctgCCGtgtaatctgaagactcacatgcaaaCTCACAAGGGAGAGAAACActtcaagtgtgaggagtgtggcaggcagttcagtcagctgtgtaatctaaagaaacacacacagactcacacaggggataagccctacaagtgtgaggagtgcagcaggcagttcagtcagctgggtaatctgaagagacacatgcggactcacacaggggataagccctacacgtgtgaggagtgcagcaggcagttcagtcagctgggtactctgaagagacacatgcggactcacacaggtgtgcagcaggcagtttag